The Streptomyces cyanogenus DNA segment GATGAGCAGGACGCGCACGTCGGGATCCTCGCTGAGCCGGGCGGCGAGCACACAGCCCGCGGATCCCGCACCCACGATGATGTAGTCGTACATGGTGTGCCCTCTCTCTCGTCGGCCGGCCAGGCCGTCAGTACTGGATGGCCTTGGTCTCCAGGAACTCCTCGAAGCCCAGGCGCCCGGCCTCTCGGCCCACGCCCGACTGCTTGTAACCTCCGAACGGAGCAAGAGGGTTGAAGGCGCCGCCGTTCACGTCGACCATCCCGGCCCGGATCCGGCCGGCAACCGCGCGCGCCCGTTCGGGGTCGCCCGACCACACCGCGCCGGCGAGGCCGTAGGGCGTGTCGTTGGCGATGGCGACGGCCTCCTCCTCGGTGTCGTAGGGCAGGATCGACAACACGGGCCCGAAGATCTCCTCGCGGGCGATGGTCATGTCGTTGGTGACGTCGGTGAAGACGGTCGGAGCGACGAAGTAGCCGGGTCCGTCCTGCGGCGCGTCGGGACCGCCCGTGAGCAGGGTGGCGCCCTCGGCGATCCCGGCCGCGATGTAGTCGCGCACGCGCTTGAGCTGTACGTCGGAGACCAGGGGACCGATCCGCGTCTCCTCGTCCTGCGGGTCGCCGACGCGGTAGCCGCGCGCCACCGTGACGGCGATCCGGCCGGCCTCCTGGAGCTTGTCACGGGGGACGAGCATGCGGGTGAGAGCGATACAGGTCTGGCCTGCATTGAGGTAGCACTTGGCCACTCCGTCGGTGACCGCGGCCTCCAGGTCGGCGTCGTCCAGAATGATGTTGGGCGACTTGCCGCCGAGTTCCAGCGCCACCTTCTTGACGCTCTCCGCCGCCAGCGCCGCCACCCGCCGGCCGGCCCGGGTCGATCCGGTGAACGAGACCATCGCCACGTCGGGGTGGGTCACCAGCGCCTCACCCACCACCGGTCCGTATCCGGTCACCACGTTGAGCACTCCGGCGGGCAGCCCCACGGCCTCGGCGATCTCCGCGAGGAGCATGGCGGACAGCGGAGCGACCTCGGAGGGCTTGAGCACGACGGTGCAGCCCGATGCCAGCGCCATCGCCACCTTCAGGGAGACCTGGTGCAGCGGGAAGTTCCACGGTGTGATGCAGCCGACGACTCCGACGGGCTCACGGACGACATGGGAGTTGCCGACCTCCTCCGGCCCGAAGTCGAAACCGGCCGCCAGTTCGGCCGCCTGGCCGAAGGTGAACACGGGCAGTCCCGACTGCAGGACCCGACTCTCCTGGACAGGAGTACCGACCTCGCTCGCCACCAGGCGCGCGATCTCCTCCGCGCGCTCCTCCAGCGCGCGGTGGATGCGCCGCAGATAGTCCGCACGGACCTCGGGAGAGGCCTGGGACCACTGCTCGAATGCCCGGGCGGCGGCCCGCACCGCCCGGTCGATGTCCTCGGGCGTGCCGGCCGGGACCGAGCCGATCACGCGTTCGTCCGCGGGGTTGACGATTTCGATGACTTCGGCGTGCGGAGCCTGCGTCCACTCCCCGTCGACGAAGTGCCCGCTGTACGTCTTCATGGCTGCGCTCCTTGCTCGGCCCGTTTTCACGGCAGTGTGCGCGAGAGATCACGACGAGGTCGATGGGGCGGTGAAGCGGGATCGGGCCCGCCTGATTGTGCATCTGCACAAGGGCGGATGGTGCTTGATTTCCCGCCAGGATTTCATCCCGGCTGCTGTGCGCGGGGACCGACGTCGCCGGCGACGTGGCTACCTCCGGCCGGCGACTTGTCGAGTGCGGCGTGGCAGTGGTTGAGCGTTTCGGGCGCGTGGTGGCCCGGTAGCTGCCCGTGCCGTACTTCGGGCTGATCAAGGCGTCCGGTGGAGGGCATCCCCCGCTTCGGACGGCCGGCTCGCGGGCGTCCTCCGCCGGGTGGCGGCCGCCAGCCGCCGCGTCCGCCCTGGCAGCCTGCTCGCGACTGCCTCAGCCCCTGTTGCATGCTGCATGGCATACACCACAAGTTCCTGACAGGTAGTCGGGCTCGATGTGCTGCAGACGGCCAACGAACTGCGCACAAGGCTGCCACGGCCTCCACCGCCGTGGGACATCGACCTCGTCGGCGTCCGTGACGCCCTGGCACGCACCGGCGCAGGGCTCGTCGTGGAGCCGACCTCAGCCCACGTGTGCGGCGCTTCCCTGCCGGGTGTGCTGGTACCCGGTATCACCCACAAGCAGCCGGAGCCGCTGCTGAAGCGGACGCAGGCCAAGGGGCAGCAGCCCGCGCGTGACCTGCTGCTCCGCTACCGCGCCGAAGACGTTCCCGTGGCCGCGGCCTGCACCGCGACCTTCCTGCTCGCCGAAGGCGGCATCCTCAACGACCTTGATGCAACGCCAACGCCCAGCTGGTGGCTCGCTCCCTGGTTTTCGGCGCCGCTACCCTGAGGGGTCTGGTGCGCCTCTGTCGCGTGCGGGACGGGCCGCCGACCGCGCGATGGCCCTGGTGCAGGCATTCAACCATCTGTCCTGGGCGCGTTGCGGGCCCTGAATGCCTCCTCCACACGGTCCTGGAGCCTCGCGTGGCGGAACTGGTAGACGGGCCCCACAGTTCGCAGGACGTGACGCTCGCGAGCATCGGAGAGAAACCTGATCAAGCGGACCGGCGTTTCGTTCCTCCGACGCAGTTGGAGGCTCGCAAGGAATGTGCGCCAGGTCACCGATCCCACCAGGCTCAGCGCCAGGCTGAGCAGGAGGCCCCCCACCATGACCAGCGCGATCCCGGACAGGAATCCGTCGATGATTCCGAAGATCCGCTCGTGCGTCAGTTCGGCGAGCAGACCGAGGCAGGATCCCCCGATGACGCTGCCAACGAGGCCCCCAGCGATTCCTGCGGTCAACGTGTACTGACGGTCCTGTCGCCAGCACGAGACAGGATCGATGGGAGTTTGGCTGTCGGCGCTGCGGTTGCTGAGACCCGTGACGAATCCACCCACCACACCGGCGAGGAGGCCGAACACAAGGCCGCCGAAAAGCATGACGAGGCGGCCATGCGCGAGGAGGAGAGCGACGCCCACTGCCAGTCCAAGAGCTCCCCCGCCGACAATCCCGAACTGGAAGTTCTCGCGGACGACAAAATCTCTCCATTGCAGACGGCCCAGTAACTGAGGGGAGTCCCCGGCGCGTCCGTACGTGAGCGACATCGTTACGGAGAGACCCACTGTCGCACCGGCTCCCAGTCCGGCCGCCGGTCCCGCCCAGCAGAAGCCCACTGCTCCGGCGAGGACTCCCAGGAACAGGCAACTGGCTGTCGTTCTCGGCCATGCCGGTCGCCACTGGGGAACCTGCCACCAGGCGAGGTCGCGGGTTCCCTCGCTGTTCATCCGATGCGCTATGGCGCCGAGCCAGCGCTCGGCCTGGGCGAGACTGTAGCGACTGTGCGGCTGTCCCGGCCGGTCGTCGTCATAGGCGGCGGGCAGGACTCGGGCGAGAAGGTGGTCCTCCACCGCCGCCCGGTCCGCGAATCGTTCCAGTTCGAAGCGCTGGTCAGTGCGGTAGGTGTCGCGCATCAGCGTGAGCATCAGGGGTGTGTCCAGTGCCTGAGCCACTGCGCCTGAGGGGTCCATTCGGATGTGCTGCACCAATGCGCGCCAAGCGTCTGGGAGCGGCTGCGTCTGGCAGCGCGTCAGGTACTCCGCCGCATCCTCGGCGCTGACTGGCAGCAGCTGGAGCCCGGCGGAGCCGGACAGGGGTCCCGCCGCGGATACGGCCGTCAGTAGCTCGTCCACGCGGCTCAACATGACCAGGCGGAAGCTCGCCTGCTCGTCCAGCGCCCGCAGTGCTACGGGGCGTACAGGCTGGGGTATCTCGTCCAGGCCGTCCAGGAAGACGGCGATCCGGCCCGTGCCGATGAGTCGGGAGACGACGCCGCCCGCGTGTTCTTCGGACTTCCTGAACATGTAGTCCGTGGCAAGCCGTGTGACGAGCCAGTCGTGCAGTCGCTGATTCAGCGGGTCCCAACCGCTCAGAGTGAGCAGCACTGGTACGGGGACTCTGGCGCGCGCGGTGGGGTCCAGCGCCTCACGATGCGCGAGTGCATCGAGCAGCAACCTGATGGCGGCGCCGCTCTTGCCGGCTCCGCCTGCTCCGACGATCACCATCCGGCCGGAGTCCAACGCACCGTAGAGGCGGAAGAGGTCCCGAACGGCACCCGACTCCAGATCCGCGACAGTGATCGGTTCCAGCCCCGGGAGGGTCTCGAACCGCCGTGAGCCGTTCCCTACACCCACAGCGTCGGCCGCCGGACCTGACAAAGGAAGATTCGACCATCTCCACCGCACCGGTACGGGGCTCGGATGCAAAAGCCGCCGTTCGCTCGCCGCGGCACTCCACTGCACCTTGACCCGCTCAGCCAACTCGTCGGCAAAGCGGCGCAGAGCCGGTTCGGTGAGTTCCGCCCGAGGCCTGCGGTTCGTCAGAAATAACGCGGCGCTGGCGGCAGGAACGACGATAGCGCCGATCCCCTGGACGAGGGTGGCCGCTGAGTCCCGGTCATGGGAACGGAAGATGAACGCAAGGGCGACGAAAACGACGAAGAGGATAACCAGTAAGCCAACGATGACCATTCATGCCCCCCTCTTGTCACCGTATGGGGAGTGTGTCAGACAGTTACGGGGCGTGTCCTCGAATCGGCCGTGCAGCACCGCCTACCCACCAGCGTTTCAGCCTCCGCATGCTGGTTTCGTCCCTGCAGATGGCCCCACGACTTCATCGCCCGCCCCGCAGGACGGGTGACAGCCGGCCCGGCCCACCGAAGGCGGACACGCCGACGCCCACCGAGTCCTGGTCCGTGGGCGTCGGCGCGTACGGCGGCGCGTTGGTCAGCTCTGCTGCATCTCTTGAGGTCATCGAGCGTCAGCTCGTTCATGCCGCGGTCGGCCGCACCGCTCTGGGCCCAGGCGAGGAGCACTGGGTGCGCCTGCTCGTGCCGGGCGCCGGCGGCCGTGTTCACCCCGTCGGTCTCGGTGACCTGCGCGAAGTAGGCGGCCGGGGCGCGCGTCCGCCGCCGCTGTAGCCGACGTTGTAACCGAAGGCGTAACGCTGCGGCAGGATCGACAAAGGTCGCTTCTCCTTTCGGGACCAGAACAGACCGCGGCCGCTGATGAACTGGCTGACGGTGTAATCAGGACGCAGGTCGAGCGGAGCGTGCGTCTGGTTGGCCGACGGGCTGTCGGGCGGTCTGCCATGCCCTCGGTTCAGGGTGGTGTGCGACCCGTGCAGGCCATGCGTCATCAGCCGGCCCGAATGTCTGTCGAGGAGGAGGTCGACAAGGCGGGCAAGGGTGTGGCAGCCGTTGCCCGAGTAGCCGAGCCGATCCCCCAGCCTTCCCCCTCGGGCGCGAGCCGGAGGGTGGGGTGCAGCCGACGCACACCGCGGCAAGGGACGCCAGAGGTTAGGGGGGCCCGGGCCCGGCGTATGCCGAGGCCCTCAGCCCTGAATCGAGAAGAACAGCGTGTCCATGGTGTGTCCGTACCGGTGAGCGGTCTGCCATTCGTCGTGCTCGACCCGCATCCTCTCCGTGAGGCTCCGGACCTCATGGGTGAAGGCGTTGTCCATGCGGTCCAGGACCGCGGCGTAGGCGTCGCCGAGTGGCCTGGCCTTCACCAGTGGCAGACGGCCGATGGCCGGGTGGCCGTCTGTGGGCGCCAGGATATGGAAGGGGATCTAGTCGGGCGGCCCGGCGAACCGGAAGTCAAGCGGCAGCAGGTCCTCGGGGACGCCGAGACGCCGCAGTTCGTCGCTCATACGCCCGAAGAACGTGGAAAGCTTGGCGTACACGCCGAAATCCATGGGGTCGGGCCCGCTCCAGTCGATGATGTGCCGGCGCGCCTTGTCCGGGCGCTGGGGGTGTCGTTGAGTTATTCGCGGACTTGAGCGTCCACTGTGGAGTGCGCGTCAGCGCAGTCCGTGCCCAGGCCCGCGAGCAGGCGCAGCCCGTCCTCGGTGGGGCTGCCGGGAGCTGCGGAGAGCACC contains these protein-coding regions:
- a CDS encoding aldehyde dehydrogenase family protein is translated as MKTYSGHFVDGEWTQAPHAEVIEIVNPADERVIGSVPAGTPEDIDRAVRAAARAFEQWSQASPEVRADYLRRIHRALEERAEEIARLVASEVGTPVQESRVLQSGLPVFTFGQAAELAAGFDFGPEEVGNSHVVREPVGVVGCITPWNFPLHQVSLKVAMALASGCTVVLKPSEVAPLSAMLLAEIAEAVGLPAGVLNVVTGYGPVVGEALVTHPDVAMVSFTGSTRAGRRVAALAAESVKKVALELGGKSPNIILDDADLEAAVTDGVAKCYLNAGQTCIALTRMLVPRDKLQEAGRIAVTVARGYRVGDPQDEETRIGPLVSDVQLKRVRDYIAAGIAEGATLLTGGPDAPQDGPGYFVAPTVFTDVTNDMTIAREEIFGPVLSILPYDTEEEAVAIANDTPYGLAGAVWSGDPERARAVAGRIRAGMVDVNGGAFNPLAPFGGYKQSGVGREAGRLGFEEFLETKAIQY